The sequence ACCTCCATTCTTGTAATTTTGAGTCAGGTTGTTTTTTTGAGTTCACAGGGATTTATCGACTATTCCGGCACCATATATTCACCTCTGGATTACACGGAATTTTTGTCCACACTTGCGGATCCGATCATTATTCTATTCTTAGGCGGGTTTGTACTGGCTGATGCATCCGTGAAGTACGATTTTGATAAAAGTATGACACGATACCTGCTTCGGCCGTTTGGTTCTCAAACCAAATTTATAATGCTTGGCCTCATGATTGTAACCGGGTTCCTGTCCGCATTTATGAGCAACACCGCTACCACCGCTATGATGATTACCGTTATTCTGCCGATTATTGCAAAAATGGAACCGGGCGACCCGGCACGAATCGGGATTGCGCTGAGCATTCCTTTTGCAGCAAATATCGGGGGCATGGCAACACCCATCGGCACGCCGCCAAACGCCGTGGTCATCGCAGCCCTGAATAACCAGGGAATGAATGTAGAATTCAGCAGTTGGATGATCTATGCGGCCCCGCTTGCCATTGTCATGCTTTTTATCACGTGGCAAATATTAATCCGGTTGTATCCGCCGGCGATGGATGCAATATCCCTCAACCTGGAAGGAAAATTGAAAACCTCGCGGGATGCACTGATTCTTTACGGAACCTTTGCGGTAACGGTTCTTCTGTGGGTAACCGAAAGCTTCCACGGAATAAAGAGCGCA is a genomic window of Balneolaceae bacterium containing:
- a CDS encoding DASS family sodium-coupled anion symporter, whose product is MSKVKWVGMLLGLLGFCLPLLVTFPGLSLAGHFAMSIFLLAAIFWMFETIPIYSTSILVILSQVVFLSSQGFIDYSGTIYSPLDYTEFLSTLADPIIILFLGGFVLADASVKYDFDKSMTRYLLRPFGSQTKFIMLGLMIVTGFLSAFMSNTATTAMMITVILPIIAKMEPGDPARIGIALSIPFAANIGGMATPIGTPPNAVVIAALNNQGMNVEFSSWMIYAAPLAIVMLFITWQILIRLYPPAMDAISLNLEGKLKTSRDALILYGTFAVTVLLWVTESFHGIKSAIVALIPVTVLTLTSTFRKEDIRKLPWEVLWLIAGGISLGISMKETGLAEWMVSAISWDQFGYLALLAVFALVALAMSNFLSNTVTASLLIPLAITLVTSGILQGTAGMMMIGLVIALGSSFAMILPISTPPNAIAVSTGMLKTKNMITAGLIVGLIGLGFILLLSMIYWPYLM